A window of Rhododendron vialii isolate Sample 1 chromosome 13a, ASM3025357v1 contains these coding sequences:
- the LOC131312633 gene encoding transmembrane 9 superfamily member 5 yields the protein MQRISTQRLSLSLSLSLHRFSPMNQQPSRIAILSVLLIATLGFSLPSATASPSDHHYNVGDHVPLFVNKVGPLNNPSESYEYFDWPFCHPDYLVKKKESLGEVLSGDRLTNALYDLKFREDKTAEILCQKTLKEDEIVKFRNAIINEYYFQMFYDDLPFWGFIGKVEEESWALDGKGPKYYLFKHVQFHAFYNGNQVIEIRAFSDPNHVVDVTEDAETSVRFTYSIIWNETSTQFENRMDKYSRASSLPTHRRIHWFSIINSIVIIVLLMGLLMVLFMRHLKNDLKKFTNGDEEEDKEVGWKYIHSDVFKCPPRMLLFCAFLGSGTQLLTMVLLLFSLAFLGVLYPYSRGALCTSLVVIYILTSTICGYSSASFYNQFAETRWERSVLLAGVLYLGPLLSVVSILNTIAISYGATAALPFGTIVVIFLVLVVVNIPLLAIGGVIGHRLRSKFQAPSATKRFPSGIPLSAWYSKTPGQMFVGGLLPFSAVVLELHNLYASMWGYKIYTLPSILFVTFIILVLLVAMLSVGLVYIQLTVEDHEWWWRSILRGGSIAIFMFGYAIYFYAKSNMRGFLQLSFFFGYNACICYALFLMLGTISFRASLLFVQHIYRSAKNE from the exons ATGCAGCGAATCTCGACTcagagactctctctctctctctctctctctctccatagatTTTCCCCTATGAATCAACAACCCTCTCGAATCGCTATCCTTTCGGTACTGCTCATAGCAACCCTCGGTTTCTCACTCCCCTCAGCCACTGCTTCTCCGAGTGATCATCATTACAATGTAGGCGATCACGTCCCCTTATTCGTCAACAAAGTGGGTCCCCTGAACAATCCCAG TGAATCCTACGAATACTTTGACTGGCCTTTCTGCCACCCAG ATTACTTGGTAAAGAAGAAGGAATCACTTGGGGAGGTTTTAAGTGGTGATCGCTTAACAAATGCCTTGTATGACTTGAAATTCAGGGAGGACAAAACTGCAGAGATTTTGTGCCAAAAGACGCTTAAAGAAGATGAAATCGTGAAGTTCAGGAATGCTATCATTAACGAGTATTACTTCCAGATGTTCTACGATGATCTTCCTTTCTGGGGTTTCATAGGGAAAGTTGAAGAAGAAAGTTGGGCGCTTGATGGAAAGGGTCCCAAGTACTATCTATTCAAACATGTGCAGTTCCATGCATTTTACAATGGTAACCAAGTCATAGAAATACGTGCTTTTAGTGACCCAAATCATGTGGTAGATGTTACTGAAGATGCAGAGACCAGCGTTAGGTTTACTTATTCCATCATCTGGAATGAAACCTCTACTCAGTTTGAGAACAGAATGGACAAATACTCAAGGGCTTCATCATTGCCGACACATAGGCGAATCCATTGGTTCTCAATCATCAACTCAATTGTGATCATTGTGCTACTAATGGGATTGCTTATGGTCCTTTTTATGCGGCATCTcaaaaatgatttgaaaaa GTTTACTAatggagatgaagaagaagataaggAGGTTGGTTGGAAATACATTCACAGTGATGTATTCAAGTGTCCTCCCCGTATGCTCTTGTTTTGTGCTTTTTTGGGCAGTGGCACCCAGTTGTTGACCAT GGTTCTCTTACTATTTTCTTTGGCATTTCTTGGCGTCCTCTATCCCTACAGTCGTGGAGCTTTGTGCACTTCTCTTGTGGTGATTTATATCCTTACATCTACGATTTGTGGATACAGTTCTGCTTCTTTTTACAATCAGTTTGCTGAAACCAGATGG GAAAGAAGTGTTCTTCTAGCTGGGGTTCTCTACCTTGGTCCACTGTTGTCAGTAGTGTCAATCCTTAACACTATCGCAATATCTTATGGAGCTACAGCAGCACTTCCCTTTGGCACTATAGTAgtgatttttttggtacttgTGGTCGTCAACATTCCTTTGCTTGCCATTGGTGGAGTAATTGGGCACCGACTCAGGTCCAAATTTCAAGCACCTTCTGCAACCAAGAGATTTCCAAGTGGCATTCCACTGTCAGCTTGGTACAGCAAAACACCAGGTCAAATGTTTGTTGGGGGTCTTTTACCTTTCAGTGCAGTTGTCCTTGAGTTACACAACCTTTATGCTAGCATGTGGGGCTACAAGATCTACACCCTTCCCAGTATTCTGTTTGTAACTTTCATCATTCTCGTCCTACTTGTTGCAATGTTGAGTGTTGGTTTGGTGTACATTCAGCTGACTGTGGAAGACCatgagtggtggtggag ATCAATTTTGCGTGGGGGTTCCATTGCCATATTTATGTTCGGCTACGCTATTTACTTTTATGCCAAGTCAAATATGAGGGGTTTTCTGCAGCTATCCTTCTTTTTCGGGTACAATGCTTGCATTTGCTATGCACTTTTCCTGATGCTTGGTACAATCAGTTTTCGTGCTTCCTTGCTATTTGTTCAGCACATATATCGTTCTGCCAAGAATGAATGA
- the LOC131312634 gene encoding cell division protein FtsZ homolog 2-1, chloroplastic-like — protein MATCIHSSFSPSDTQNPVPVFSIPRRRFVNESGKKSRAACQKKISVLSRIKCSTNSHRVSPINSKDPFLNLHPEDSMRRGEGNDIATILRKESFGDNSTENLTESYIPSDYNEAKIKVVGVGGGGSNAVNRMIQSSMKGVEFWIVNTDVQAMSMSPVSAANRLQIGKDLTRGLGAGGNPEIGTSAANESKAAIEEAVSGADMVFVTAGMGGGTGTGGAPVMAGIAKSMGILTVGIVTTPFSFEGRRRAIQAQEGIAALRDNVDTLIVIPNDKLLTAVSQSTPVTEAFNLADDILRQGVRGISDIITVPGLVNVDFADVRAIMENAGSSLMGIGTATGKTRARDAALNAVQSPLLDIGIERATGIVWNITGGSDLTLFEVNAAAEVIYDLVDPNANLIFGAVIDPSLSGQVSITLIATGFKRQEESEGRGRGDSNAGVNRRSSYTEGGSVQIPEFLRKKGRSR, from the exons ATGGCGACTTGCATACACTCTTCCTTTTCACCTTCCGATACACAAAATCCAGTGCCAGTATTTTCCATTCCAAGAAGGAGATTTGTAAACGAGAGCGGTAAGAAGAGCAGAGCTGCTTgccaaaagaaaatttcagttCTCTCAAGAATTAAATGTTCGACGAATTCACACAGAGTTAGCCCGATTAATAGCAAAGACCCTTTTCTGAATCTGCACCCCGAAGATTCGATGCGTAGGGGTGAGGGAAATGATATAGCTACTATCTTAAGGAAGGAGAGCTTTGGTGACAATAGTACTGAAAACTTGACAGAATCCTACATTCCAAGTGACTACAATGAAGCTAAGATCAAAGTTGTTGGTGTTGGAGGTGGTGGCTCCAATGCTGTCAACAGAATGATTCAGAGTTCTATGAAGGGTGTGGAATTCTGGATTGTCAACACAGATGTTCAAGCCATGAGCATGTCGCCTGTTTCCGCTGCAAACCGGCTACAGATCGGGAAGGATCTAACCAGGGGTCTTGGTGCTGGTGGGAATCCTGAAATTGGTACGAGTGCTGCAAATGAAAGCAAAGCGGCTATAGAGGAGGCAGTTTCTGGTGCTGACATGGTGTTTGTGACG GCTGGCATGGGTGGAGGAACTGGTACAGGTGGGGCTCCAGTAATGGCAGGAATTGCAAAGTCAATGGGTATTTTAACCGTTGGTATTGTCACGACCCCATTCTCTTTTGAGGGACGAAGGCGTGCTATTCAAGCTCAGGAAGGAATTGCGGCGCTTAGAGACAATGTTGACACACTGATTGTAATTCCAAACGACAAGTTGTTGACTGCCGTTTCACAATCTACTCCAGTAACTGAAGCATTTAATTTGGCTGATGATATTCTTCGACAAGGTGTCCGTGGTATCTCTGACATAATAACG GTCCCAGGTTTGGTTAATGTTGATTTTGCAGATGTGCGAGCTATCATGGAAAATGCGGGGTCATCTCTTATGGGCATAGGAACTGCAACTG GAAAGACAAGAGCAAGAGATGCTGCACTGAATGCCGTTCAATCACCTTTACTAGATATTGGCATTGAAAGAGCTACTGGGATAGTCTGGAACATAACTGGTGGAAGCGATCTAACTCTGTTTGAG GTAAATGCTGCGGCGGAGGTTATATATGACCTTGTAGATCCAAATGCGAACTTAATATTTGGAGCAGTGATAGATCCATCACTAAGTGGCCAA GTCAGCATAACATTGATTGCCACTGGATTTAAACGTCAAGAGGAATCTGAAGGAagg GGACGTGGAGACAGCAACGCTGGAGTAAATAGGCGCTCATCTTACACTGAAGGCGGCTCAGTGCAAATCCCCGAATTCCTAAGAAAGAAAGGCCGTTCTCGGTAA
- the LOC131312640 gene encoding cytochrome b-c1 complex subunit 9, mitochondrial-like — translation MGVLEGLYKLLMRRTSVYATFVIAGAFAGERAVDYGVHKIWEYNNVGKRYEDIPVLGQRPTE, via the exons atgggagtTCTCGAAGGCCTCTACAAGCTCCTGATGCGACGGACCTCCGTCTACGCCACCTTCGTCATCGCCGGCGCTTTCGCCGGAGAACGG GCTGTGGACTATGGAGTTCATAAGATCTGGGAGTACAACAACGTTGGG AAGCGGTACGAGGACATTCCAGTTTTGGGACAGAGGCCAACGGAATGA